A stretch of Zymoseptoria tritici IPO323 chromosome 1, whole genome shotgun sequence DNA encodes these proteins:
- a CDS encoding ceramidase like protein (conserved hypothetical protein ceramidase like; predicted location (kNN) mithocondria) has translation MARSPFPVIVLAAVTLMLLAVLNIYHGVDTPVFDFLDEKVRPRVLSGHDLPNDDGDEYLVGVGKADITGPVVEIGFMGYADVNQAGTGLRQRLYSRAFIVGDKVQPKDRFVYLVLDTQSGDTAVRYGILQALEELGGEFALYGQHNVAVTGTHSHSGPGAWLNYLLPQLSTKGFHKPSYQAIVDGAVASIKQAHHQLAPGYLHVGTIDVKDANINRSPYAYLANPAEEREKYQDDVDKTMSALRLSHATSAGKKDIGVFTWFAVHGTSMLANNTLVTGDNKGVAAILFEHSLEDPAFVAGFSQANVGDTTPNVLGAYCESGDQEGQMCDFETSLCGNQNEPCHGRGPYFGRDDAGTASAFEIGRRQFAAARTLFDDKSAFKPVRGKVVKSLHQFADLSFYEFNLPNGTAVKTCPAALGYSFAAGTSDGPGAFDFKQAQPNDPNANPLWKVIGGALAIPNEEQKECQREKPILLDVGETHVPYDWAPNIVDVQLLRVGQFFLVVSPGEATTMSGRRWRAAIHDSAKSSFNDLESEEPFVVLGGPANTYTHYIVTPEEYSVQRYEGASTLYGPWTLDAHINLTLTALPYLSSSSARLPALAAGPDPPNNVDRSLSFITPVVVDTPGLLSNFGDCTTDVEESYAPGDTISATFIGANPRNNLRLGGTFAAVEKWQEDYGSWQQVRDDADWSLVYEWSRGLTVAGTSSVTISWETKDPDLRGKYRLRYYGDAQSLLGSIDAFEGTSGEFTIT, from the exons ATGGCGCGCTCGCCTTTCCCTGTCATCGTGCTGGCCGCGGTGACACTCATGCTTCTGGCCGTTTTGAACATTTACCACGGCGTCGACACGCCAGTTTTCGATTTTCTAGACGAAAAGGTGCGGCCTCGAGTCTTGTCTGGACACGACCTTCCAAACGACGATGGAGATGAATACCTTGTTGGTGTTGGTAAAGCCGACATTACAGGGCCCGTTGTCGAGATCGGCTTCATGGGCTACGCCGACGTCAATCAGGCTGGAACTGGTCTGAGGCAGCGTCTGTATTCCAGAGCTTTCATCGTCGGAGACAAAGTCCAGCCAAAGGATCGCTTTGTGTATCTGGTCCTCGACACTCAATCTGGAGATACAGCCGTCCGGTATGGCATTCTGCAAGCTCTCGAGGAGCTCGGAGGAGAATTCGCATTGTATGGTCAGCACAATGTTGCCGTGACCGGAACCCACTCCCACAGTGGACCCGGTGCCTGGTTGAACTACCTCCTGCCCCAACTGTCCACCAAGGGCTTCCATAAGCCTTCCTATCAAGCCATCGTTGATGGTGCTGTTGCTTCCATCAAACAGGCACACCATCAACTCGCTCCTGGCTACCTGCACGTTGGAACGATCGATGTCAAAGATGCAAACATCAACCGAAGTCCGTATGCATATCTCGCCAACCCAGCGGAGGAGCGGGAAAAATACCAGGACGATGTCGACAAGACGATGAGTGCGCTTCGTCTTTCTCACGCAACATCCGCCGGCAAGAAAGACATCGGCGTCTTCACCTGGTTTGCTGTTCACGGCACGAGCATGCTTGCCAACAACACTTTGGTCACTGGCGACAACAAAGGAGTAGCCGCCATTCTTTTCGAGCACTCCCTCGAGGATCCAGCTTTCGTCGCGGGCTTCAGCCAGGCAAATGTTGGTGACACGACGCCAAATGTTCTTGGGGCGTACTGTGAGTCTGGTGATCAGGAAGGCCAGATGTGCGACTTTGAAACAAGTCTATGCGGGAACCAGAACGAGCCGTGTCATGGTCGCGGACCATACTTTGGACGTGACGATGCCGGAACGGCGTCGGCGTTCGAGATTGGTCGTCGTCAATTCGCGGCCGCTCGGACATTGTTTGATGACAAGAGTGCATTCAAACCTGTTCGAGGCAAAGTTGTCAAAAGCCTGCATCAATTCGCAGATCTCAGCTTTTATGAATTCAACCTTCCGAACGGCACTGCTGTGAAGACTTGCCCTGCCGCACTTGGCTACTCCTTTGCTGCTGGAACGTCCGACGGCCCAGGCGCTTTCGACTTCAAGCAAGCTCAGCCAAACGATCCGAACGCGAATCCTTTATGGAAGGTAATTGGCGGTGCTTTAGCCATTCCAAACGAGGAGCAGAAGGAATGCCAACGAGAAAAGCCGATCCTACTCGATGTCGGCGAAACTCACGTCCCGTACGATTGGGCTCCGAACATCGTCGATGTGCAACTTCTCCGTGTCGGTCAATTCTTCCTTGTGGTATCCCCCGGCGAGGCAACAACCATGTCCGGACGCCGATGGAGGGCTGCAATCCATGATTCCGCCAAGTCCTCATTCAATGACCTTGAGTCCGAGGAACCTTTCGTGGTCCTTGGAGGGCCGGCCAACACCTATACACACTATATTGTCACACCGGAAGAGTACTCCGTCCAGCGATACGAGGGTGCGTCGACACTCTACGGACCCTGGACGTTGGATGCCCACATCAACTTGACGTTGACCGCCCTTCCATACctctcttcatcgtccgcTAGACTGCCAGCCCTCGCAGCTGGGCCAGATCCACCAAACAATGTTGACAGAAGCTTGAGCTTCATCACTCCAGTCGTAGTCGACACTCCTGGTCTGCTCAGTAACTTTGGCGATTGCACCACGGATGTCGAAGAGAGCTACGCCCCTGGCGACACCATCTCCGCAACCTTCATCGGCGCCAACCCCCGCAACAATCTCCGCCTGGGTGGGACTTTCGCTGCCGTCGAGAAATGGCAAGAGGACTATGGGTCGTGGCAGCAAGTCCGAGACGATGCAGATTGGAGTCTCGTCTACGAATGGAGCCGTGGGCTGACCGTAGCTGGCACGAGTTCAGTGACCATTAGTTGGGAGACGAA AGACCCTGATCTTCGTGGAAAGTACAGACTGCGATACTATGGTGACGCGCAGTCGTTGCTTGGCTCGATTGATGCTTTTGAAGGCACGAGTGGGGAGTTCACCATCACATAA